One window from the genome of Haladaptatus paucihalophilus DX253 encodes:
- a CDS encoding lactate racemase domain-containing protein produces MNDSLPDYHLPDRDVTVLSPPGGTAVPPREAAERAMADPHGPPLAELVSPDETVAIVVTDVTRATPDDVLLDVLLAELADAGVPRKHVSVVLGLGLHRPMTDEEIADALGEHADLAENHDADAAIEVGTAETPDGDAVPVELNPTVADADRVLSTGMVEPHQYAGFSGGAKTVVIGAGGESLIRYTHGPDLLSREGVRLGRIEDNPFRELLDEAGDVAGLDFCLNVTHGPQGILGASAGHHRAVVADLAETAKESLSVAVEGEYDAVIAGVPEAKAANLYQATRAATYVVLGDRNPLRPGGRVVVPAAMPEGAGEGKGEQRFYDRLDGASDPESLYDEMRTGYEPGAQRAFVVARVLRDHDVFVTGSEHPAIVEDCLMHSRESVEEAIEPGSDVLVVPNALDTLLVRPE; encoded by the coding sequence ATGAACGATTCCCTCCCGGACTACCATCTTCCCGACCGTGACGTGACCGTTCTCTCGCCACCGGGCGGAACCGCCGTCCCGCCGCGGGAGGCCGCGGAGCGCGCGATGGCGGACCCGCACGGCCCGCCCCTCGCCGAACTCGTCTCCCCGGACGAGACGGTCGCAATCGTCGTGACGGACGTGACGCGGGCCACGCCGGACGACGTGCTGTTGGACGTGCTCCTCGCGGAATTGGCGGACGCCGGAGTCCCCCGAAAGCACGTCTCCGTCGTGCTCGGACTCGGCCTTCACCGCCCGATGACCGACGAGGAGATAGCCGACGCGCTCGGCGAGCACGCGGACCTCGCTGAGAATCACGACGCGGACGCCGCAATCGAAGTCGGAACCGCCGAAACGCCGGACGGTGACGCGGTACCCGTCGAACTGAATCCGACCGTCGCGGACGCGGACCGCGTGCTCTCGACGGGGATGGTCGAGCCGCACCAGTACGCCGGGTTCTCGGGCGGCGCGAAAACCGTCGTCATCGGCGCGGGCGGGGAGTCGCTCATCCGATACACGCACGGCCCGGACCTCCTCTCGCGGGAGGGCGTCAGACTCGGGCGAATCGAGGACAACCCGTTCCGGGAACTACTGGACGAGGCGGGCGACGTGGCCGGACTCGACTTCTGTCTGAACGTCACGCACGGCCCGCAGGGGATTCTCGGGGCGAGCGCCGGACACCACCGCGCGGTGGTCGCCGACCTCGCCGAAACCGCGAAGGAGTCGCTGTCGGTCGCGGTCGAAGGCGAGTACGACGCGGTAATCGCGGGCGTTCCCGAGGCGAAAGCCGCGAACCTCTATCAGGCGACCCGCGCCGCGACGTACGTCGTTCTCGGCGACCGGAACCCGCTCCGGCCGGGAGGTCGGGTCGTCGTTCCCGCCGCCATGCCCGAGGGGGCGGGCGAAGGAAAAGGAGAACAGCGATTCTACGACAGACTCGACGGCGCGAGCGACCCCGAGAGCCTCTACGACGAGATGCGAACCGGCTACGAACCGGGCGCACAGCGGGCCTTCGTCGTGGCCCGCGTCCTCCGCGACCACGACGTGTTCGTGACCGGAAGCGAGCATCCGGCAATCGTCGAGGACTGTCTGATGCATTCCCGCGAATCCGTCGAGGAGGCCATCGAACCCGGAAGCGACGTGCTGGTCGTTCCGAACGCGCTCGATACGCTGTTGGTTCGGCCGGAGTGA
- a CDS encoding ATP-dependent helicase: protein MDARGLLAREEFDFDPETVAIEDEATLDLLEPAVREWWVEQFGAFVPENGGFFTPPQREAIPLIHGHDNALIASPTGSGKTLASFTAILNELFRREQETGLENSVYCLYVSPLKSLANDIHRNLELPLSGIREKMDDVSEIRHAIRHGDTDKTARQKMLQETPHILNTTPETLAILLNSPKFRDKLRSVEYVIVDEIHSLADGKRGTHLSVSLERLENIADSSPTRIGCSATVEPLSDIAEFLVGRAEPGGESRPYELVDTRFVREFDLELRCPTDDLVHTPRAVVQDRFYDQLHDLIQDHTNTLVFTNTRSGAERVLQNLRETFAEYDEENSGCHHGSLSKESRQRIEERLKNGEVDVVTTSTSLELGIDMPHVDLVVQVGSPKSVASLLQRVGRAGHRLGQTVTGRVVALDRDELVECAVMLKKAEEGFVDRVFVPENAQDVAAQQVYGMAINEVRPADDVKATLRRAYPYRNYSDSEWDSLLRYLTADYDGMEDRNVYAKVWHDENDPSDGEYHYPDFPVGEPLMGKRGRLARVIYMTNIGTIPDSFTCDVLTRADNEWVGDLDESYLDTLEKGDVFVLGGQHFEYKYRRGSKVYADRTSARPTVPSWFSERLPLSYDLGREIAAFQGELLSRLTDRGKPAVRVWLREFPLDENSVRAIARMFDEQVRYAGEESVSTDDRLTVEIEMDREEYERHYYVHSNYGRRFNDGLSRVVAYRCAQAANTNVGVAVADNGFTVSMPLNRKVDVPGIIADIDPDDVRGDLRDALSGTDLLQRYFRINATRSLMILKRYKGYEKSASEQQVSSEMLLGFADELDEFAVMEETYREIVEDKLALEAVEEILGEVRAGDIDVVQHRVKSPTPRAFGLATLMASDVVLAEDESAVLQEFHERVMESISEE from the coding sequence ATGGACGCGAGAGGGCTGTTGGCCCGCGAGGAGTTCGATTTCGACCCAGAGACGGTCGCAATCGAAGACGAGGCGACGTTGGACCTCCTCGAACCCGCAGTGCGCGAGTGGTGGGTCGAGCAGTTCGGCGCGTTCGTCCCCGAGAACGGCGGCTTCTTCACGCCGCCACAGCGCGAGGCCATTCCGCTGATTCACGGCCACGACAACGCCCTCATCGCGTCGCCGACGGGGAGCGGGAAGACGCTCGCGTCGTTCACCGCGATTCTCAACGAACTGTTTCGACGGGAACAGGAGACCGGACTGGAGAATTCGGTGTACTGTCTGTACGTCTCGCCGTTGAAGTCGCTGGCCAACGACATCCACCGCAACCTCGAACTGCCGCTGTCGGGGATTCGGGAGAAGATGGACGACGTGAGCGAGATCCGTCACGCCATCCGACACGGGGATACGGACAAGACGGCGCGGCAGAAGATGCTGCAGGAGACGCCGCACATCCTCAACACGACTCCCGAGACGCTGGCCATCCTGCTCAACTCGCCGAAATTCCGGGACAAACTCAGGAGCGTCGAGTACGTCATCGTGGACGAAATCCACAGCCTCGCCGATGGCAAGCGCGGGACGCACCTGTCGGTCAGTCTCGAACGATTGGAGAACATCGCCGACTCGTCGCCGACGAGAATCGGCTGTTCCGCGACGGTCGAACCGCTATCGGACATCGCGGAGTTCCTCGTCGGCAGGGCGGAACCGGGCGGGGAGAGTCGCCCCTACGAACTCGTGGACACGCGATTCGTCCGCGAGTTCGACCTCGAACTCCGGTGTCCGACCGACGACCTCGTGCACACGCCACGGGCCGTCGTGCAGGACCGGTTTTACGACCAACTGCACGACCTCATTCAGGACCACACGAACACGTTGGTCTTTACGAACACGCGGTCGGGGGCGGAGCGAGTCCTGCAGAACCTCCGCGAGACGTTCGCCGAGTACGACGAGGAGAACTCGGGCTGTCACCACGGGAGTCTCTCGAAGGAATCCCGCCAGCGTATCGAGGAGCGCCTGAAAAACGGGGAAGTCGATGTGGTGACCACCTCGACCAGCCTCGAACTCGGCATCGACATGCCCCACGTCGATTTGGTCGTGCAGGTCGGTTCGCCGAAGAGCGTCGCGTCCCTGCTCCAGCGCGTCGGCCGGGCCGGCCACCGTCTCGGGCAAACCGTCACCGGCCGCGTCGTCGCGCTCGATAGGGACGAACTGGTGGAGTGTGCGGTCATGCTGAAGAAGGCCGAGGAGGGCTTCGTGGACCGCGTATTCGTCCCAGAGAACGCACAGGACGTGGCGGCCCAGCAGGTGTACGGGATGGCGATAAACGAGGTTCGCCCGGCGGACGACGTGAAGGCGACGCTCCGGCGAGCGTATCCGTACCGAAACTACTCGGATTCGGAGTGGGATTCCCTCCTCCGGTATCTCACCGCGGACTACGACGGGATGGAGGATAGAAACGTCTACGCGAAGGTGTGGCACGACGAGAACGATCCGTCGGACGGGGAGTACCACTATCCCGATTTTCCCGTCGGCGAGCCGTTGATGGGAAAGCGCGGGCGACTCGCCCGCGTCATCTACATGACCAACATCGGGACGATTCCCGACTCGTTCACCTGCGACGTGCTCACCCGCGCGGACAACGAGTGGGTCGGGGATTTGGACGAGAGCTATCTCGACACGCTGGAGAAGGGCGACGTGTTCGTCCTCGGCGGCCAGCACTTCGAGTACAAATATCGGCGCGGGTCGAAGGTGTACGCCGACCGAACCAGCGCCCGGCCGACGGTTCCGTCGTGGTTCTCCGAGCGCCTGCCCCTCTCCTACGATTTGGGCCGGGAAATCGCGGCGTTTCAGGGCGAACTCCTCTCGCGGTTGACCGACCGCGGCAAACCCGCGGTTCGGGTGTGGCTTCGGGAGTTCCCGCTAGACGAGAACAGCGTCCGGGCCATCGCGCGGATGTTCGACGAACAGGTCCGCTACGCGGGAGAAGAGAGCGTCAGCACGGACGATCGACTCACCGTCGAAATCGAGATGGACCGCGAGGAGTACGAGCGCCATTACTACGTCCACTCGAACTACGGGCGGCGGTTCAACGACGGCCTCTCGCGGGTCGTCGCCTACCGCTGTGCGCAGGCGGCCAACACGAACGTCGGCGTCGCCGTCGCGGACAACGGCTTTACCGTCTCGATGCCGTTGAATCGGAAGGTGGACGTCCCCGGCATCATCGCCGACATCGACCCCGACGATGTACGCGGGGATTTGCGCGACGCGCTCTCGGGCACCGACCTCCTCCAGCGCTACTTCCGCATCAACGCGACGCGCTCGCTGATGATTCTGAAACGCTACAAGGGCTACGAGAAGTCGGCCAGCGAACAGCAGGTGTCCAGCGAGATGCTGCTCGGCTTCGCCGACGAATTGGACGAGTTCGCCGTCATGGAGGAAACGTACCGCGAAATCGTGGAGGACAAACTCGCGCTCGAAGCGGTCGAGGAAATTCTCGGCGAGGTGCGAGCGGGCGACATCGACGTCGTGCAACACCGCGTGAAATCGCCGACGCCGCGGGCGTTCGGACTGGCGACGTTGATGGCGAGCGACGTGGTGCTGGCGGAGGACGAGAGTGCGGTCTTACAGGAGTTCCACGAGCGTGTTATGGAGTCGATTTCGGAGGAATGA
- a CDS encoding MBL fold metallo-hydrolase, translating to MRITFLGTGSAMPTGSRFQTGIVVEDDGRRVLVDCGSGVLHRLQQSGVGYENVSTVLLTHHHVDHVSDLMALLKARWLAGEEQLEVVGPTGTKAFIEGLLSVHDYLDGRVDLQVREVVPGEEFSVADFDVEGFETRHSMDCLAYRFGDAFTFSGDSEAFEGLANFADGSDVLVHDCSFPDEVDVSNHPTPSQLGEALSGTDIGRVYLTHLYPHTDGNHEAMLKSIAEHYDGDVGFAEDLLSVEI from the coding sequence ATGCGAATCACGTTTCTCGGCACGGGAAGCGCGATGCCGACCGGCAGTCGGTTCCAGACCGGCATCGTCGTCGAGGACGACGGCCGTCGCGTTCTCGTGGACTGTGGCAGCGGCGTCCTCCACCGTCTCCAGCAGTCGGGCGTGGGCTACGAGAACGTCTCGACCGTCCTCCTCACCCACCACCACGTGGACCACGTTTCCGACCTCATGGCCCTCCTGAAAGCCCGCTGGCTCGCGGGCGAAGAACAACTCGAAGTCGTGGGTCCGACCGGGACCAAGGCCTTCATCGAGGGCCTGCTCTCCGTCCACGACTACCTCGACGGTCGGGTGGACCTCCAAGTGCGCGAAGTCGTCCCCGGCGAGGAGTTCTCAGTCGCCGACTTCGACGTCGAGGGGTTCGAGACGCGCCACTCGATGGACTGTCTCGCCTACCGGTTCGGGGACGCGTTCACGTTCAGCGGCGACAGCGAGGCGTTCGAAGGGTTGGCGAACTTCGCGGACGGGAGCGACGTGCTCGTCCACGACTGCTCGTTCCCCGACGAGGTGGACGTTTCGAACCATCCTACCCCGTCGCAACTCGGCGAAGCGCTGTCGGGGACCGACATCGGTCGCGTCTATCTGACCCACCTCTATCCGCACACGGACGGCAACCACGAGGCGATGTTGAAATCCATCGCGGAACACTACGACGGCGACGTCGGGTTCGCGGAGGACCTGCTGTCGGTCGAAATATAG
- a CDS encoding SRPBCC family protein codes for MQSEVRVERGSDGRHIAVSRTTAAPPERVWTVLTDTTAWPSWGPSVTDVECSDRVIRVGSTGRVRTPLGVWVPFEITTCDEFRWTWTVARVPATGHRVEGFETGSRVVFELPLLAAGYVPVCRRALDAIDRLAAEE; via the coding sequence ATGCAGAGCGAGGTTCGAGTCGAACGCGGATCCGACGGACGTCACATCGCCGTCTCGCGGACGACCGCCGCCCCGCCGGAACGCGTCTGGACCGTGCTGACGGATACGACCGCGTGGCCGTCGTGGGGACCGTCCGTCACCGACGTGGAGTGTTCCGATCGCGTGATTCGAGTCGGCTCCACCGGCCGGGTTCGGACGCCGCTCGGCGTCTGGGTTCCCTTCGAAATCACGACCTGCGATGAGTTCCGATGGACGTGGACTGTAGCGCGCGTTCCGGCGACCGGCCATCGCGTCGAAGGTTTCGAAACGGGGAGTCGCGTCGTCTTCGAACTTCCCCTTCTCGCGGCGGGCTACGTTCCCGTCTGTCGGCGTGCGCTCGATGCCATCGACCGCCTCGCGGCCGAGGAGTGA
- a CDS encoding SLC13 family permease: MTQTDPRRRLVLFVIALIGTAVIAAAPTPAGLSVRGQFAFATMFFAGFLWVTGTLPLAVTALSIPVVLTIFGVYADLDAALAGFANHLIFLFIAGFMLANALQKYDIDRRIALWIMSVMGSSPRRLVLAVMLATAFLSMWVSNTATAAMMTPIALGVLSQVLGRETVEAASAATTAGSSDSSPAPDGGTVAVEDGDEPFTNLHVSMLLGTAYAASVGGVGTLIGTPPNAVLASQLNEILGYEIGFAQWLLIGVPIVAITLPLVWYVLTYLLYPPQIDDVTEAQEMAQQYLEEEGELSPRGKRVALIFTGTALLWVVGGLGDGVKYLIDNGYLPLSDAWFTTLYGGEGTSVFGIDGHQGTLYYVVVGLLSVPALVLADTMEWDDLVDIDWGTILLFGGGIALADALATTGATEWIADSVFTSLTGAPIVLVVGIVVLLVIFLTEMTSNTATATIIIPILISIGSVFAATLGLTDVAAAVFLSVSGAIAASFAFALPVATPPNAIVFGSGYLKQEQMMRAGVVLNLIMTVVLTGLIWLLFQFVWPHVLW, translated from the coding sequence ATGACACAGACGGATCCACGCAGGCGACTTGTTCTCTTCGTTATCGCGCTTATCGGGACGGCGGTGATCGCCGCCGCCCCGACGCCCGCCGGGCTTTCCGTCCGCGGGCAGTTCGCGTTCGCAACGATGTTCTTCGCGGGCTTTCTCTGGGTGACAGGGACGCTCCCGCTCGCCGTGACGGCGCTGTCGATACCCGTCGTGCTCACGATATTTGGCGTCTACGCCGACCTCGATGCGGCGCTGGCGGGTTTCGCGAACCACCTCATCTTCCTGTTCATCGCCGGGTTCATGCTGGCGAACGCGCTCCAGAAGTACGACATCGACCGGCGAATCGCCCTCTGGATCATGTCCGTGATGGGGTCGTCGCCGCGCCGTCTCGTCCTTGCGGTCATGCTGGCGACGGCGTTCCTCTCGATGTGGGTGTCGAACACGGCGACGGCGGCGATGATGACACCCATCGCGCTCGGCGTGCTGTCGCAAGTTCTGGGTCGGGAAACGGTGGAAGCGGCGAGCGCGGCGACTACGGCGGGGTCGTCCGACTCGTCGCCCGCCCCCGACGGCGGGACCGTCGCGGTCGAGGACGGAGACGAACCGTTCACCAACCTCCACGTCTCGATGCTTCTCGGAACCGCCTACGCGGCCAGCGTCGGCGGCGTCGGGACGCTCATCGGGACGCCGCCCAACGCGGTGCTGGCCTCGCAACTGAACGAGATTCTGGGCTACGAAATCGGCTTCGCCCAGTGGTTGCTCATCGGCGTCCCCATCGTCGCTATCACCCTCCCGCTCGTCTGGTACGTCCTCACGTATCTCCTCTATCCGCCCCAAATCGACGACGTAACCGAGGCACAGGAGATGGCTCAGCAGTACCTCGAAGAGGAAGGCGAGTTGAGTCCGCGCGGAAAACGCGTGGCGCTCATCTTCACCGGCACCGCCCTCCTGTGGGTGGTCGGCGGGTTGGGCGATGGCGTAAAATATCTCATCGACAACGGCTACCTTCCGCTTTCGGACGCGTGGTTCACGACCCTGTACGGCGGCGAGGGAACGAGCGTCTTCGGTATCGACGGCCATCAGGGAACCCTCTACTACGTCGTCGTCGGCCTGCTCTCGGTTCCGGCGCTCGTGCTGGCGGACACGATGGAGTGGGACGATTTGGTGGACATCGACTGGGGGACCATCCTCCTGTTCGGCGGCGGCATCGCCCTCGCCGACGCGCTGGCGACCACCGGCGCGACGGAGTGGATCGCCGACTCCGTGTTCACGTCGCTCACCGGCGCGCCCATCGTCCTCGTCGTGGGCATCGTCGTCCTCCTCGTCATCTTCCTGACCGAGATGACCTCGAACACCGCCACGGCGACCATCATCATCCCCATCCTCATCAGCATCGGGAGCGTCTTCGCGGCCACGCTCGGCCTCACCGACGTCGCCGCCGCCGTCTTCCTCTCCGTCTCGGGGGCCATCGCCGCGAGTTTCGCGTTCGCGCTCCCCGTCGCCACGCCCCCGAACGCCATCGTCTTCGGGAGCGGGTACCTGAAACAGGAGCAGATGATGCGTGCGGGCGTCGTGTTGAACCTGATAATGACCGTCGTCCTCACCGGCCTCATCTGGCTGCTGTTCCAGTTCGTCTGGCCGCACGTCCTCTGGTAG
- a CDS encoding mRNA surveillance protein pelota has product MQIHDRTSIDGTRERITLVPESLDDLWHLTYLLEPGDDVSGDTTRRIQRADDQMRDTGGEREHMHITLRVEDVEFHRFANRVRVGGVITDCSREDQLGLHHTLNVEEREKITIEKEWKRDQLDRLDDAVEATDNPDVAIATVEEGEAYIHTVAQYGADEYTSFTGTTGKGEYAGGRTELFDQLGSALSHLDVDAIILAGPGFTKQDAYDHIAEAYPDLTEKITTVDVSSSGDRGVHEVLKRGAVDDVQAETRIAEEAELIDDLMKRIGEGAKAAYGIEEVKQATDFGAVEQLLVLDERLRKERGALGEDEAGGEWDIDVNEIITDVERKGGDVTVFSHEFAPGEQLSNLGGIAALLRYRLN; this is encoded by the coding sequence ATGCAGATACACGACCGAACGTCCATCGACGGGACCCGAGAGCGCATCACGCTCGTCCCCGAGAGTCTGGACGACCTCTGGCATCTGACGTATCTCCTCGAACCGGGCGACGACGTGTCGGGTGATACGACCCGGCGCATCCAGCGCGCCGACGACCAGATGCGGGATACGGGCGGCGAGCGCGAGCACATGCACATCACGCTCCGGGTGGAGGACGTGGAGTTCCACCGGTTCGCCAACCGCGTCCGCGTCGGCGGGGTCATCACCGACTGCTCGCGGGAGGACCAGTTGGGCCTCCACCACACCCTCAACGTCGAGGAGCGCGAGAAGATAACCATCGAGAAGGAGTGGAAACGCGACCAACTCGACCGACTGGACGATGCGGTCGAAGCCACGGACAACCCGGACGTGGCCATCGCCACCGTCGAGGAGGGCGAAGCCTACATCCACACCGTCGCCCAGTACGGTGCGGACGAGTACACGTCGTTCACCGGAACGACCGGAAAGGGCGAGTACGCGGGCGGCCGAACCGAACTGTTCGACCAGTTGGGGTCGGCGCTCTCGCACCTCGACGTGGACGCCATCATCCTCGCCGGACCGGGGTTCACGAAACAGGACGCCTACGACCACATCGCCGAGGCGTACCCCGACCTGACCGAGAAGATAACGACGGTGGACGTGAGTTCCTCCGGCGACAGGGGCGTCCACGAGGTACTGAAACGCGGTGCCGTGGACGACGTGCAGGCCGAGACGCGCATCGCCGAGGAGGCGGAACTCATCGACGACCTGATGAAGCGAATCGGGGAGGGCGCGAAGGCCGCCTACGGCATCGAGGAGGTCAAGCAGGCGACCGATTTCGGCGCTGTCGAACAGTTGCTCGTGTTGGACGAACGGCTTCGGAAGGAACGCGGCGCGCTCGGCGAGGACGAGGCGGGCGGCGAGTGGGACATCGACGTGAACGAGATAATCACCGACGTGGAGCGAAAGGGCGGCGACGTGACCGTCTTCTCCCACGAGTTCGCGCCGGGAGAACAGCTATCGAACCTCGGCGGCATCGCCGCGCTGCTGCGCTATCGGCTGAACTGA
- a CDS encoding AAA domain-containing protein — MNIRGTVTAPGEQRTVTTRYGERDLAEVVVRPDDDVPQTVTLWGKWAETADYLEEGMELLVTDAEESEYDGETTYATGKESYVVVEPSFLVNVTDVRSWVQCPRMYYLNKLSAIPLNYPVVKGTIVHEVFGDLLRGRELDDSIEERVEEVGLQLGLLGRETDEVAGEVRQNARAIEGWLEQGVLDDTDDWRSEYTLISEQFGIKGRCDALRRGMPVELKTGKNTNRDPRFQDKIQAACYALLLQERGVPADTGTLLYTKNSALDRTEETGDLSPAKEFSIGKGLLEFVVRTRNEIAAAEFDMDVPTGYEANAKCEYCFEKDTCMVVSGRLNQESKAGQIGRPIPEEERAYFREKYEQIERERRATHREYAKLWEQTAQERADDDRALIGLEPAGQTQIEGGRWELRARRTDDAVSKIREGDVVLASKGDPVSGHAELARVQQLGDEIVVTTDEPVELRRLDVYPSEFSADGMLTALHDALLKGDERRKDVLFGRREPEFEADERTFIGNNDAQNAAVNLAVNAKDCALIHGPPGTGKTYTIARTIRALADDGNRVLLSAFTNRAVDNALEALREQGFGEEEIVRVGTESGVREDMQDVRLERGGDPGERVAELEGASVVAATTATCGSRIMREQAFDVALVDEASQLTEPATLAAINLAERFVLVGDHHQLPPVVQANDAEADSEASADGDGAGGDLSTSLFQRLVDLYPDASVMLDRQYRMAQRIQAFSSREFYDGALRPANGEVAAQKIGDLPNVEPESLPPTLRTGVAFVDPDGKTAGNTNPVEAERVTELVSRFANAGVAREDIGVIAPFRAQVAEISRRVHESVAVDTVDRFQGSSKEVIIVSFVATGDLDSPIFDDYRRVNVALTRAKKSLVLVGDERALRSSPLYDRMVEWAT, encoded by the coding sequence GTGAATATACGGGGGACCGTCACGGCGCCGGGCGAGCAACGAACCGTGACCACGCGGTACGGCGAACGCGACCTCGCGGAGGTCGTCGTGCGACCGGACGACGACGTGCCGCAGACGGTGACGCTGTGGGGCAAGTGGGCCGAAACCGCCGACTACCTCGAAGAAGGGATGGAACTGCTGGTGACGGACGCGGAGGAGTCCGAGTACGACGGCGAGACGACGTACGCGACGGGGAAGGAATCCTACGTCGTGGTCGAACCCTCGTTCCTCGTGAACGTGACCGACGTCCGCTCGTGGGTGCAGTGTCCCCGGATGTACTACCTGAACAAACTGTCGGCGATTCCGCTGAACTACCCCGTCGTGAAGGGGACAATCGTCCACGAGGTGTTCGGCGACCTGCTCCGCGGTCGGGAATTGGACGACTCCATCGAGGAGCGCGTCGAGGAGGTCGGCCTGCAACTCGGCCTGCTCGGACGCGAGACGGACGAGGTGGCGGGCGAGGTGCGCCAGAACGCTCGCGCCATCGAGGGCTGGCTCGAACAGGGCGTCCTCGACGACACGGACGACTGGCGAAGCGAGTACACGCTCATCAGCGAACAGTTCGGCATCAAGGGACGCTGTGACGCGCTCCGACGCGGGATGCCGGTCGAACTGAAGACGGGAAAGAACACGAACCGCGACCCGCGCTTTCAGGACAAGATTCAGGCGGCCTGTTACGCCCTCCTCCTGCAGGAACGCGGCGTTCCCGCGGACACGGGTACGCTCCTCTACACGAAGAACTCCGCGCTGGACCGCACCGAGGAGACGGGCGACCTCTCGCCCGCGAAGGAATTTTCCATCGGCAAGGGCCTGCTCGAATTCGTCGTCAGGACCCGCAACGAAATCGCCGCGGCGGAGTTCGACATGGACGTGCCGACGGGCTACGAGGCGAACGCCAAGTGCGAATACTGTTTCGAGAAGGACACCTGCATGGTCGTCTCGGGTCGCCTGAATCAGGAGTCGAAGGCGGGCCAAATCGGACGGCCGATTCCCGAGGAGGAACGCGCGTACTTCCGCGAGAAGTACGAGCAGATAGAGCGGGAACGCCGGGCGACCCACCGCGAGTACGCCAAACTATGGGAGCAGACGGCCCAAGAACGGGCGGACGACGACCGGGCGCTCATCGGATTGGAACCAGCGGGACAGACGCAAATCGAGGGCGGGCGCTGGGAACTCCGCGCCCGACGGACCGACGACGCGGTATCGAAGATTCGGGAGGGCGACGTCGTTTTGGCCAGCAAGGGCGACCCCGTCAGCGGCCACGCGGAACTGGCGCGGGTTCAGCAACTGGGCGACGAAATCGTCGTCACGACGGACGAACCCGTCGAACTCCGGCGACTCGACGTCTACCCCTCGGAATTCTCCGCCGACGGAATGTTGACCGCGCTCCACGACGCCCTCCTGAAGGGCGATGAACGGCGGAAGGACGTGTTGTTCGGACGACGGGAGCCCGAATTCGAAGCGGACGAGCGGACGTTCATCGGGAACAACGACGCGCAGAACGCGGCGGTCAACCTCGCGGTGAACGCGAAGGACTGTGCGCTCATCCACGGCCCGCCCGGCACCGGGAAGACCTACACCATCGCGCGGACCATCCGGGCGCTCGCCGATGACGGCAACCGCGTCCTCCTGTCGGCGTTCACGAACCGCGCGGTGGACAACGCGCTCGAAGCGCTCCGGGAGCAAGGGTTCGGAGAAGAGGAAATCGTTCGCGTCGGCACCGAGAGCGGCGTCCGCGAGGACATGCAGGACGTTCGTCTGGAGCGAGGCGGCGACCCCGGCGAGCGCGTCGCCGAACTCGAAGGGGCGAGCGTCGTCGCCGCCACGACGGCGACTTGCGGGTCACGAATCATGCGCGAACAGGCGTTCGACGTGGCGCTGGTGGACGAGGCCTCGCAGTTGACCGAACCCGCCACGCTCGCGGCCATCAACCTCGCCGAGCGGTTCGTCCTCGTGGGCGACCACCACCAACTGCCGCCCGTGGTCCAAGCGAACGACGCGGAGGCGGACTCCGAAGCGAGCGCGGACGGTGACGGCGCGGGCGGCGACCTCTCGACCTCGTTGTTCCAGCGACTCGTGGACCTGTATCCCGACGCGTCGGTCATGCTGGACCGTCAGTACCGCATGGCTCAGCGGATTCAGGCGTTCTCGTCCCGCGAGTTCTACGACGGCGCGCTCCGCCCGGCGAACGGCGAGGTCGCGGCCCAGAAAATCGGGGATTTGCCGAACGTCGAACCCGAATCCCTGCCGCCGACGCTCCGCACCGGCGTCGCCTTCGTCGACCCGGACGGGAAGACGGCGGGTAATACGAATCCGGTCGAAGCCGAGCGCGTCACGGAACTCGTCTCCCGATTCGCAAACGCGGGCGTCGCCCGCGAGGACATCGGCGTCATCGCTCCGTTCCGCGCGCAGGTCGCGGAGATATCCCGGCGCGTTCACGAATCCGTCGCGGTCGATACGGTGGACCGGTTCCAGGGGTCGAGCAAGGAGGTCATCATCGTCTCGTTCGTCGCCACGGGCGACTTGGACAGCCCCATCTTCGACGACTACCGCCGGGTGAACGTCGCGCTGACCCGCGCCAAGAAGTCGCTCGTCCTCGTCGGCGACGAGCGCGCGCTTCGCTCCTCGCCGCTCTACGACCGGATGGTCGAGTGGGCGACCTAA